In a genomic window of Scheffersomyces stipitis CBS 6054 chromosome 4, complete sequence:
- a CDS encoding predicted protein (go_function cysteine-type endopeptidase activity; ubiquitin thiolesterase activity~go_process ubiquitin-dependent protein catabolism): MSESLLDIPAGVPDSVPANSRIYKDDCMYTFDTPENNDLGLDVDLKSYQAFSRTDEYNFTFENYAKTGNNWYLNINKTLKPEEERNKLLYDENGQKSQKLQKLEVREVPDDELYDTKLSIYDAADDISYPIEKLTLRFQNLVNEILTANSSNRNDEIKQWEQEIFPCEHSVDVEQFDVGTVDLSRCAECELTENLWICLHCGTLGCGRQQFGTALKGNSHALSHFEKTDHPVAVKLGSLSADSEDSCDVYCYRCNDEVKVPNLAEKLLRFGLDLKSTVKTEKSLVELNIDQNMNYDFKLEGPDGSKLVPVYGKGLTGFLNLGNSCYLNSVVQSLFDLESYQNYFADLSIPDTENPARDLKTQLLKIYDGLLSGRYSKPGSLKGDDYQLGLKPSSFKNLIGENHEEFKTQRQQDAFEFLIYLLDKIDNEFGLSLNKELNYLFTSKTVCFNCKHGSSHIDLADNLSVNIEDKVISLDEDTGKKQYEPVNFIDCFRAYCANEAIEGYRCDNCGSDTAGVAIKSGGFRTFPNVLIVNAKRIKLENWVPVKIDVPIEIPDRLDISEFKAPVFASDEVEDEPDSEDTKGTAFEPSREALDTLLAMGFPETRCLKALFNTGNNSAEDAMNWLFAHMEDVDIDEPFDSSQISPQQSASASAGPSQDAIDNLTAMGFSQQLAKKALVLNGNDVNSAVEWLFTNPDDDGVIVESGDASKAVVNLSKEKEDLKEQLLESGDSTNGKYELQSVICHKGTSPHTGHYVVFIKKVIDGQEKWVLFNDEKVVVCGEDSLQDMRTNGYVYFFKKVQQHS, translated from the coding sequence ATGTCAGAATCGTTATTGGATATTCCAGCTGGAGTTCCGGATTCAGTTCCGGCCAACTCCCGCATCTACAAGGACGATTGCATGTACACCTTTGATACACCTGAGAACAACGATCTTGGATTGGATGtagatttgaagagctACCAGGCTTTTCTGAGAACTGATGAGTACAATTTCACGTTTGAAAACTATGCCAAAACTGGTAATAACTGGTATTTGAACATCAACAAGACTCTCAAACCAGAGGAAGAGAGAAACAAGCTCTTGTACGATGAGAATGGCcagaagagccagaagCTTCAAAAATTGGAAGTCCGAGAAGTTCCGGATGACGAGTTGTACGATACGAAGTTATCCATATACGATGCTGCTGATGACATTTCGTACCCTATAGAGAAGTTGACATTGCGATTCCAGAACTTGGTGAATGAGATTCTCACTGCCAACTCATCGAACAGAAACGATGAGATAAAACAATGGGAACAGGAGATATTTCCTTGTGAGCACTCTGTAGATGTAGAACAGTTCGACGTAGGCACTGTGGACTTGTCGAGATGTGCAGAATGTGAGTTGACTGAAAATCTCTGGATCTGTCTTCATTGTGGAACTTTAGGCTGCGGAAGACAGCAGTTTGGCACGGCGTTGAAGGGAAACTCTCATGCATTGTCCCATTTCGAAAAGACTGACCATCCAGTAGCTGTCAAGTTGGGCTCCTTATCAGCGGATAGTGAAGATAGCTGTGATGTCTATTGCTATAGATGTAATGATGAAGTAAAGGTACCAAATTTGGCAGAAAAACTCTTGAGGTTTGGCTTGGACTTGAAGTCAACCGTCAAGACAGAAAAAAGTTTAGTAGAATTAAACATCGACCAGAACATGAACTATGACTTCAAGTTAGAGGGACCTGATGGATCGAAATTGGTTCCAGTTTATGGTAAGGGTCTCACAGGCTTTCTTAATTTGGGCAATTCATGTTACTTAAATTCTGTGGTTCAATCTTTGTTTGATTTAGAATCGTATCAAAACTATTTCGCTGATCTCAGCATTCCTGATACTGAAAATCCTGCTCGTGACTTGAAAACTCAATTGCTCAAGATCTACGATGGTTTATTAAGTGGCAGGTACTCCAAGCCAGGATCGTTAAAGGGAGACGACTATCAGTTAGGGCTAaaaccttcttctttcaaaaaCTTGATCGGCGAGAACCACGAGGAATTCAAAACTCAGAGACAGCAAGATGCGTTTGAGTTCTTGATATATTTGCTTGACAAGATAGACAACGAGTTTGGTCTCtcgttgaacaaggaaCTTAACTACTTGTTCACCAGTAAAACAGTATGTTTCAATTGTAAGCATGGATCGCTGCATATTGACCTAGCTGACAATTTGTCGGTTAATATAGAAGACAAGGTTATTTCTTTAGATGAAGATACAGGTAAGAAACAGTATGAGCCTGTCAATTTTATTGATTGCTTCAGAGCTTACTGTGCTAATGAAGCAATTGAGGGCTATAGATGTGACAACTGTGGCTCCGATACCGCAGGAGTAGCTATAAAGTCTGGAGGCTTCAGGACGTTTCCAAATGTACTTATAGTCAATGCCAAACggatcaagttggaaaactgGGTACCTGTCAAGATTGATGTACCAATTGAGATTCCAGACAGGTTGGACATCTCCGAATTCAAGGCTCCTGTTTTTGCAAGCgatgaagtagaagatgaGCCTGACTCTGAAGACACAAAGGGCACTGCTTTTGAACCTAGCCGAGAAGCCTTGGATACGTTGCTTGCCATGGGATTTCCAGAGACAAGATGTTTGAAAGCGTTGTTCAATACTGGCAACAACAGCGCCGAAGATGCCATGAACTGGCTCTTTGCCCATATGGAAGATGTAGACATCGATGAGCCATTCGATTCTCTGCAGATATCGCCACAACAATCTGCTTCCGCTTCTGCTGGCCCTTCGCAGGATGCAATTGATAATCTCACAGCCATGGGCTTTTCTCAGCAGTTGGCCAAAAAGGCATTGGTCTTGAACGGCAACGATGTCAACAGCGCCGTTGAATGGTTGTTTACCAATCCTGATGACGACGGTGTCATTGTTGAGTCTGGCGACGCTTCAAAGGCTGTAGTCAACTTGTCgaaagagaaggaagatttgaaagaaCAGCTTCTTGAATCTGGTGACTCTACAAACGGCAAGTACGAGTTACAGTCAGTGATATGCCATAAAGGTACATCGCCACACACAGGGCACTACGTAGTGTTTATAAAGAAGGTCATCGATGGACAGGAGAAGTGGGTCTTGTTCAATGATGAAAAGGTGGTTGtttgtggagaagataGCTTGCAGGATATGAGAACAAACGGCTAtgtctacttcttcaagaaggtgCAACAGCACAGTTGA
- the CHT4 gene encoding chitinase endochitinase 1 precursor (chitinase endochitinase 1 precursor (CHI1)~go_function hydrolase activity~go_process metabolism) gives MLHKLSSKVSDRIHKYNSLSQDKNQQAFQIAGKDDCKGYKSCVYFSNWSVYGRKHFAIDIPVEFVTHVFYAFITIDANTGNVKFTDEWCDLQLPLESPVSSNQKVTGSIQQLFQMKQLNRHLKVVMSIGGWGTEHLFQAVTSDHAKLDNFINSAVKFVCEYGFDGIDIDWEYPRNTHECKQLVKLLSGLKQKLNLVSPDYLLTIASPGGDENIEVLDFPELDKYLSFWNVMCYDFCGEGWSTRTGYHSNLYGNNGDNNLSASNIIEKYIQHGVSPQKLILGMPLYGRVFHGASSPTVGHSFTKEILPGSVNGDTCDYKSLPISQESFDEKTGSCSYYDSQTKQLFVYDNPQVARMKADFTSKYKLGGGMWWDSCGDVAIKEKERSLIYNYIQQLGGSAALEKTPNHI, from the coding sequence ATGTTACACAAGCTCTCTTCTAAAGTGAGCGACAGAATTCACAAGTACAATCTGCTCAGCCAGGATAAAAACCAACAGGCCTTTCAAATTGCTGGAAAAGACGATTGCAAAGGGTATAAATCATGCGTATATTTCTCAAATTGGTCCGTCTACGGACGTAAGCATTTTGCCATAGATATACCTGTAGAATTTGTGACTCATGTCTTTTATGCTTTCATCACTATCGATGCCAATACTGGAAATGTCAAGTTCACAGACGAGTGGTGTGATCTCCAATTGCCGTTGGAATCGCCTGTAAGTTCCAATCAGAAAGTCACTGGTTCAATTCAGCAACTTTTCCAGATGAAGCAGCTTAATCGTCATCTCAAGGTGGTGATGTCAATTGGAGGCTGGGGGACTGAACATTTGTTCCAGGCTGTGACGAGCGATCATGCGAAGCTAGACAATTTTATCAATAGTGCTGTGAAGTTTGTTTGTGAATACGGTTTTGATGGAATTGATATCGACTGGGAGTATCCTCGCAATACCCATGAATGTAAACAGCTTGTAAAGTTACTTTCAGGAttgaagcagaagttgaacctCGTGTCTCCAGATTATTTGCTTACAATTGCCTCACCTGGGGGCGACgaaaatattgaagtttTGGACTTTCCAGAGTTGGACAAGTATCTTTCGTTCTGGAACGTCATGTGCTACGACTTCTGTGGAGAGGGCTGGTCAACCAGAACGGGGTATCATTCCAACTTGTACGGCAATAATGGGGATAATAACTTGAGTGCTAGTAACATCATTGAAAAGTACATTCAGCATGGAGTTTCTCCACAAAAATTGATTCTTGGTATGCCATTATATGGACGAGTATTCCATGGAGCTCTGTCTCCGACTGTAGGTCATTCTTTCACCAAAGAAATACTTCCTGGCTCTGTAAATGGTGATACTTGTGACTATAAGCTGTTGCCTATTAGTCAGGAGAGTTTTGATGAAAAGACGGGAAGCTGTAGCTACTACGATAGCCAAACGAAACAACTCTTTGTCTACGATAATCCTCAGGTGGCTCGGATGAAGGCTGATTTTACTAGTAAGTATAAACTTGGTGGAGGCATGTGGTGGGATTCATGTGGAGATGTTGCtatcaaagaaaaggagaGATCTCTTATTTATAACTATATCCAGCAGCTTGGGGGTAGTGCAGCATTAGAGAAGACTCCCAACCATATCTAG
- a CDS encoding predicted protein yields the protein MSSSGLQRRRGNKTASSGANSGSGGRTSDSYEDNNHTKNSNEAVSDHKIGYDSRDIESRESLKLPLLTLMEEVLLIGLKDKEGYLSFWNDNISYALRGCILLELAFRYKITLVNDPARRRFELSDRLIEVIDSEPTGEVLLDEALKIMKNDGSNLSVTNWIDLLSGETWNLMKINYQLKQVRERLAKGLVDKGILRTERKNFFLFDMATHPVADKLSKEHIKNRLLNVLVNRNVDLDTVANDQFPQNTSFRYLRTIALVCGAYAANVLENVLLSLNYDKRDQAFARADELLTDFSDFPFNLSHQSPLGIGLNLGQEITSEVEASSSSELQLELIAAVLSVFARMDSIL from the coding sequence ATGTCGTCTTCAGGTTTGCAGAGACGTCGTGGTAACAAGACGGCCTCTTCCGGCGCAAATTCCGGTTCCGGTGGCCGTACTTCGGATTCCTACGAAGATAATAACCATACCAAGAACAGCAATGAAGCTGTTTCTGACCACAAAATCGGGTACGATTCCCGAGACATTGAGAGTAGAGAATCGTTGAAATTGCCACTTTTGACGCTTATGGAGGAAGTCTTGTTGATCGGATTGAAGGACAAAGAGGGttatctttctttttggaaTGACAACATTTCCTACGCTTTGAGAGGATGTATTTTGCTTGAATTAGCCTTCCGCTACAAGATTACTTTGGTCAACGATCCCGCAAGACGTCGTTTCGAGTTGAGCGATCGTCTTATCGAGGTCATTGACTCCGAGCCAACTGGCGAAGTGTTGTTGGATGAAGCTCTCAAGATCATGAAGAACGATGGCTCCAACTTGTCGGTGACAAACTGGATCGATTTGTTAAGTGGAGAGACATGgaacttgatgaaaatCAACTACCAGTTGAAACAAGTTAGAGAGCGTTTGGCTAAAGGATTGGTAGACAAAGGAATCTTAAGGACtgagagaaagaacttcttcttgttcgaCATGGCTACCCATCCTGTTGCCGACAAGTTGCTGAAGGAACATATCAAGAACAGACTCTTGAACGTATTAGTCAACAGAAATGTCGATTTGGACACCGTAGCTAATGACCAATTTCCTCAGAACACGTCGTTCCGTTACTTGAGAACGATTGCCTTGGTCTGTGGAGCGTACGCTGCCAATGTGTTGGAGAATgtgttgttgtcgttgaacTACGACAAGCGCGACCAGGCCTTTGCCAGAGCCGATGAGTTGCTCACAGACTTCCTGGATTTCcccttcaacttgtcgCATCAGAGTCCTTTGGGTATAGGCTTGAACTTGGGCCAGGAAATTACCTCGGAAGTAGAAGCCAGCTCAAGTAGTGAGTTGcagttggagttgatcGCTGCCGTCTTGAGCGTGTTCGCTAGGATGGACTCCATCTTGTGA